From a single Aspergillus puulaauensis MK2 DNA, chromosome 2, nearly complete sequence genomic region:
- a CDS encoding uncharacterized protein (TransMembrane:1 (i109-132o);~antiSMASH:Cluster_2.1), with protein sequence MFCEDEEKCPYGPWKMDFMRSIADQTADKTEFTCNVGNDDCDIPGTAEMCTNETYARLWFILESCKNFHDHLQSVLDALHYGRTHVGNKQAKWVVTFTKDREDVMSADATGAAASVILAGFFGVLAGLLSLLGPIGLVTDAAVLGGLAGGAAGAGIAGGGATIATGALNAIAANAAQSLQKEVDNMANMSDALENGFEAAWNAVQKMGGEAINTTPENYDPSLGYTYKDEPLGAPAILNDGGFAAPIDWKDIRHDHLQMLQSITASAISYLWKKNDKVLVVKVTGNMHDEAPCDIELSDDLYRLCDDDGTAYFYALWEDVANNNDGQDKDWDKPYGIEHAEDENLDLLAMAEAAVYTSQQFGTGHGWDPESAAEAFVSDKKPPNLMMVDLPACEVKDDYFHPLDRKCEGACILKLNIIQYCTGLSMTDTDFPYDV encoded by the exons ATGTTctgcgaggacgaggaaaagTGTCCTTATGGCCCTTGGAAGATGGACTTTATGCGGAGTATCGCGGATCAAACAGCTGACAAGACCGAATTCACCTGCAATGT TGGAAATGATGACTGCGACATCCCCGGTACGGCAGAGATGTGTACAAACGAAACATATGCGAGGCTCTGGTTTATCCTGGAATCCTGCAAGAACTTCCACGACCACCTCCAGAGCGTGCTCGATGCTCTTCACTACGGCCGGACCCATGTTGGCAACAAGCAGGCGAAGTGGGTAGTGACATTCACCAAGGACAGGGAAGATGTTATGAGCGCA GACGCTACCGGGGCGGCGGCCTCAGTTATCCTAGCCGGATTCTTTGGCGTTCTAGCTGGTCTCCTCAGCCTGCTTGGCCCCATAGGTCTAGTCACCGATGCTGCCGTTCTCGGTGGCCTTGCTGGTGGTGCAGCAGGAGCCGGTATAGCTGGTGGTGGCGCTACCATCGCCACTGGTGCCTTGAATGCTATTGCGGCGAATGCAGCCCAGTC CCTGCAGAAGGAGGTCGACAACATGGCCAATATGTCCGACGCCCTTGAAAACGGCTTCGAAGCCGCCTGGAACGCCGTTCAGAAGATGGGCGGCGAGGCCATCAATACAACCCCTGAGAACTATGATCCCTCGCTCGGCTACACTTACAAGGACGAGCCCTTGGGAGCCCCAGCCATTCTCAACGATGGAGGCTTCGCTGCCCCCATTGACTGGAAGGACATCCGCCACGACCACCTCCAAATGCTCCAGAGCATTACGGCCTCGGCCATCTCGTATctatggaagaagaacgacaAGGTGCTAGTCGTCAAGGTGACTGGCAACATGCATGACGAGGCTCCGTGTGACATTGAGCTCAGCGACGACCTGTACCGCCTgtgcgacgacgacggcacGGCCTACTTCTACGCCTTGTGGGAGGACGTGGCCAACAACAACGATGGCCAGGATAAAGACTGGGACAAGCCGTACGGCATTGAGCACGCGGAGGACGAAAACCTTGATCTTttggccatggccgaagCCGCCGTCTACACATCGCAGCAGTTTGGGACCGGCCACGGATGGGACCCCGAGAGCGCCGCAGAGGCCTTCGTGTCCGATAAGAAGCCTCCCAACCTGATGATGGTTGATCTTCCGGCGTGCGAGGTGAAGGATGATTATTTCCACCCCCTTGACAGGAAATGCGAGGGCGCC TGCATTCTCAAATTAAACATCATCCAGTATTGTACCGGCCTTTCCATGACAGACACCGATTTCCCTTACGATGTTTGA
- a CDS encoding uncharacterized protein (COG:Q;~EggNog:ENOG410PJ8N;~InterPro:IPR036188;~PFAM:PF07992,PF13738;~SMCOG1092:hypothetical protein;~antiSMASH:Cluster_2.1) gives MPTILNVALVSGDAKALEACFYTEQAYWKDQLAFTWHLRTFSGPGRIAASLLETAKLRRLAGIEADGAAVFLPATPVLQFINCPLVFRTESPAALGRGKMLLLPVDDGDDIAWKIWIFSTRLESLDIHPENEALLESPRRALDGETDIATDVFIIGAGNAAVTLSARLKALGVDSVMADRNARPGDNWRLRYDCMQFHLPTSFCEMPYMRYGKDLQNPHLLSKNDLASQVRRYVELFNLNTIHSAQVRWTEYDTVASQWNITIQTPAGKHRAVSKHLVMATGIGSQKPYIPSIEDPGLYRGVSIHSAEYKNAEALKERGARSVVIVGSANTAFDVLVDCHDAGLAATMVVRSPTYIVPLEYICHSLSLGAYDAGVDAADNLFLSLPSVVDGQLGRGLFSMFAGNEPERYAGLEAAGFPVLDSREPSCALMCNLLERAGGHYVDVGGTKLIEQKKVDVKALVEPIGYTETGLRLSDGSYVDADAVIWCTGFADLNAVDTAADILGGAGENETNSEKHVLTPRDIASRIDATWGLDDEGEIRGMWKRHQNADNFWIMGGYTQQHRWHSRTLALQLKAALEGILPPAYNRVI, from the exons ATGCCTACCA TACTAAATGTCGCGCTGGTCTCTGGCGACGCCAAAGCCCTGGAAGCATGCTTCTACACAGAGCAGGCATACTGGAAGGACCAGTTAGCCTTTACCTGGCACCTGCGAACATTCAGCGGGCCTGGCAGGATTGCCGCGAGTCTACTAGAGACGGCCAAACTGAGGCGCCTCGCTGGGATTGAGGCGGATGGGGCTGCGGTGTTTCTTCCCGCCACGCCGGTTCTT CAATTCATCAACTGTCCCCTGGTATTCAGGACAGAATCACCAGCTGCACTGGGTCGGGGGAAGATGCTTTTATTGCCtgtcgacgacggcgacgataTCGCGTGGAAGATCTGGATATTCAGCACCAGGCTTGAAAGTCTGGACATCCACCCCGAGAACGAAGCGCTTTTAGAATCTCCGAGAAGGGCACTGGATGGCGAAACGGACATTGCAACAGATGTCTTTATTATTGGCGCGGGCAATGC CGCCGTCACCCTCTCTGCACGTCTCAAGGCTCTGGGTGTCGACAGCGTCATGGCCGATCGGAATGCTCGCCCAGGGGATAACTGGAGGCTGCGGTACGACTGCATGCAGTTCCATCTGCCGACTTCGTTCTGTGAGATGCCGTATATGC GCTACGGTAAAGATCTCCAAAACCCGCATCTCCTATCCAAAAATGACCTCGCCTCGCAAGTTCGGCGATACGTCGAGTTGTTTAATCTGAATACCATCCATTCAGCTCAAGTCCGCTGGACTGAGTATGATACGGTGGCCAGCCAGTGGAATATCACGATCCAGACGCCCGCTGGTAAGCACAGGGCTGTCTCCAAGCATCTTGTCATGGCGACGGGGATCGGGTCTCAGAAGCCGTATATTCCGTCGATCGAAGATCCAGGTTTGTACAGGGGCGTGAGCATTCACTCGGCGGAGTATAAGAATgcggaggcgttgaaggAGCGAGGGGCCAGG TCTGTCGTTATTGTCGGCTCTGCAAACACCGCATTCGACGTGCTTGTGGACTGCCACGACGCCGGTCTCGCCGCAACAATGGTCGTCCGATCCCCCACGTACATCGTCCCCCTTGAATATATTTGCCACAGCTTGAGTCTCGGCGCATACGACGCAGgcgtcgacgccgccgataaCCTCTTCCTGTCCCTCCCCTCCGTCGTCGACGGCCAGCTTGGCCGTGGGCTATTCTCCATGTTCGCCGGCAATGAGCCGGAGCGGTACGCTGGCCTTGAGGCAGCAGGTTTCCCCGTTCTTGATAGCCGAGAACCGTCCTGTGCACTGATGTGCAATCTTCTCGAGCGGGCTGGGGGGCATTATGTCGATGTTGGAGGTACGAAACTAAtcgagcagaagaaggtcgaTGTCAAGGCGCTTGTGGAACCCATTGGGTATACAGAGACGGGCCTTCGGCTTTCTGATGGCAGTTATGTGGATGCAGATGCTGTTATTTGGTGTACGGGCTTTGCTGACCTGAACGCGGTAGACACTGCGGCGGATATTCTTGGGGGTGCAGGCGAGAATGAGACGAACAGTGAGAAGCATGTTTTAACCCCCCGAGATATCGCCTCGCGTATAGATGCGACGTGGGGactcgacgacgagggagAGATAAGGGGGATGTGGAAGCGCCACCAGAATGCAGACAACTTCTGGATCATGGGGGGCTATACGCAGCAGCACCGGTGGCACTCGCGCactctggctctgcagcTCAAGGCTGCGTTGGAGGGCATTTTGCCGCCGGCTTACAACCGAGTGATATGA
- a CDS encoding uncharacterized protein (COG:S;~EggNog:ENOG410PUQC;~TransMembrane:7 (o35-58i70-91o111-129i150-173o193-216i232-253o265-286i);~antiSMASH:Cluster_2.1), which yields MSLSPEALEELLAQPALQPPAGVTANFGNPSNNNALAWAVTTVCAVVATICLLLRLFARVWLDRRIRLEEVLMICAYGAYWGTAYAGYSMIYTPGYYVHTWNLRNRDLVRPLYLILIYGCCYSATLPLIKTAILLDWCRIFDPIDRTRNAFWCGCMAVATLQCVWGLLCIILLNMQCRPHEAIWKFYLPSKCYSLPDVMLASASVQVASDIIMFVLPQRIIWHLQMTWQKKLGISVIFGAGILASVAACFRLAHTVGFANTTDTMYLIGPLLFWACGEMTCGFFILSVPCLSKLIMESGLPRHVKVSLGFAPKPSNPSYEEGQRSKSGSSGRRLKLHPMQAWGGTDTIWSRIEGGDENERDIGRSESQTNLRGGDNAVHVSKTVEVNVSQGNSRDTGMS from the exons ATGTCTCTGTCTCCAGAAGCACTCGAGGAGCTTCTTGCCCAGCCAGCCCTGCAGCCCCCAGCGGGTGTGACCGCAAACTTTGGCAATCCCTCGAACAACAATGCACTCGCATGGGCAGTGACGACGGTCTGCGCTGTGGTAGCGACCATTTGCCTGCTTCTGCGATTGTTCGCTCGAGTGTGGCTGGATAGAAGAATTCGCCTGGAAGAGG TCTTGATGATTTGTGCATAT GGCGCCTATTGGGGCACGGCCTATGCAGGGTACTCCATGATCTATACCCCCGGATATTATGTCCATACCTGGAATCTACGCAACAGAGACCTGGTCCGGCCTCTCTAT CTAATCCTCATCTACGGCTGCTGCTACTCGGCCACTCTCCCTCTCATCAAGACGGCAATTCTGCTCGACTGGTGCAGGATCTTCGACCCCATTGACCGCACGAGAAACGCCTTTTGGTGCGGTTGCATGGCGGTGGCTACGCTTCAGTGCGTCTGGGGGCTGCTCTGCATCATCCTGCTGAACATGCAATGCAGGCCGCACGAAGCCATCTGGAAGTTTTATCTTCCCAGCAAGTGCTACTCCCTGCCAGACGTGATGCTCGCCTCTGCGAGCGTGCAGGTTGCGTCGGATATCATCATGTTCGTTCTTCCGCAGAGAATCATCTGGCACCTGCAGATGACGTGGCAAAAGAAGCTTGGTATTTCCGTCATCTTTGGCGCTGGTATACT TGCCTCCGTTGCCGCCTGCTTCCGCCTCGCCCACACCGTCGGCTTCGCAAACACAACAGACACGATGTATCTGATCGGCCCCCTACTCTTCTGGGCTTGCGGCGAAATGACCTgcggcttcttcatcctcagcgTGCCCTGTCTCTCCAAGCTGATCATGGAATCTGGACTTCCGCGCCATGTTAAAGTCTCGCTCGGCTTTGCTCCTAAACCTAGCAATCCGTCGTACGAGGAAGGACAGCGAAGCAAATCGGGAAGCTCTGGTCGGCGCTTGAAACTGCATCCTATGCAGGCCTGGGGAGGTACAGACACAATATGGTCGAGGATCGAAGGGGGTGATGAAAACGAGAGGGATATAGGCAGGTCCGAGTCCCAGACAAATCTGCGTGGTGGTGATAATGCAGTACATGTTTCAAAGACGGTGGAGGTCAATGTTTCTCAAGGGAATTCTCGAGATACTGGTATGTCTTGA
- a CDS encoding uncharacterized protein (COG:S;~EggNog:ENOG410Q520;~SECRETED:SignalP(1-21);~antiSMASH:Cluster_2.1): MRLVILSHIVSVGLLVPPIQGAQPLVPAPTDTTVDPIVTEAPAFVHALEQRQFGEGFVAWWENSGSWRGKTCESGSAYNTWSTYGQCCTTADSSCNYATACAPDGRIQYYQGNASCDPGQSCEVFTILSSSGSPASDRQNIIQCISTEYDYPGTWYRQSYALTTDPSTTTVTQTETATVTQTVATDGSAGLQQTQTMQGLLGALIVAVLLAVY; encoded by the exons ATGCGGCTCGTCATTCTCTCACACATTGTATCTGTGGGCCTGCTCGTTCCTCCAATCCAGGGGGCGCAACCCCTGGTCCCAGCCCCCACGGATACTACAGTTGACCCTATTGTCACAGAAGCGCCAGCGTTTGTCCACGCTCTGGAACAGAGGCAGTTCGGGGAAGGCTTCGTGGCATGGTGGGAAAACTCTGGCTCTT GGCGCGGTAAAACGTGCGAGTCGGGCTCAGCATACAATACCTGGTCGACATACGGCCAGTGCTGCACTACAGCTGACTCTTCATGCAATTATGCCACAGCTTGCGCACCCGATGGCAGGATCCAGTACTATCAAGGAAATGCTAGCTG TGACCCAGGGCAGTCCTGCGAAGTATTCACGATTCTGTCCTCATCCGGCAGCCCTGCAAGTGACAggcagaatatcatccagtGCATCAGTACCGAATACGACTATCCTGGGACCTGGTACCGCCAGTCCTACGCCT TGACTACCGATCCATCTACAACAACAGTCACGCAAACAGAGACTGCAACCGTGACGCAGACGGTGGCCACTGATGGCAGCGCGGGGCTTCAGCAGACACAGACCATGCAGGGCTTATTGGGGGCGTTGATTGTTGCTGTCCTACTCGCAGTTTATTGA
- a CDS encoding uncharacterized protein (COG:M;~EggNog:ENOG410Q2AD;~SECRETED:SignalP(1-22);~TransMembrane:1 (n4-17c22/23o236-258i);~antiSMASH:Cluster_2.1), with the protein MAQLTTILTTLYILFSLPLVSAWTFVWRNASGIPTVEDGSGGRSCKEIDHAKGQPFEFDSEGDLVRLFTYAQTDCSRTSSGKFESYMLKNASSAILAYAVIDLAGANTTVEGELTPFPGADWFKSAPNSPIVTAMGQRLVDEGCGEYSEGPGAQWTESDRKSYECWQKKLGYSGKDADGWPGKGTWDQLKVPVADESEVGDSNSSSTATPSSTPTATNTPVPDTSSSSESSLSGGAIAGIVVGCVVGVGLISAILFLARRVKRRSTPEAGEDEQERQPEGDGDGDGGAVAVAVEESKRSSLEKLPAEAEAIPAKVQTKHFAELPGDLGSSELSETRRINELSDSQRVVEMGEK; encoded by the coding sequence ATGGCACAACTCACAACCATCCTCACGACGCTCtacatcctcttctccctccctctGGTCTCCGCCTGGACGTTCGTCTGGAGAAACGCCAGCGGCATCCCCACCGTCGAGGATGGCAGCGGCGGAAGGAGCTGCAAGGAAATCGACCATGCCAAAGGACAACCCTTCGAATTCGACAGCGAAGGCGATCTTGTGCGCCTGTTCACGTACGCGCAAACCGACTGCTCGCGCACCTCCAGTGGGAAGTTCGAGAGTTACATGCTGAAGAATGCGAGTTCTGCGATTCTCGCCTACGCCGTTATTGACCTGGCTGGTGCGAACACAACCGTTGAAGGCGAATTGACACCCTTCCCTGGGGCAGACTGGTTCAAGTCCGCTCCCAACAGTCCGATCGTGACTGCCATGGGACAGAGACTGGTCGACGAAGGATGTGGAGAGTACAGCGAGGGGCCGGGGGCACAGTGGACTGAGTCGGACCGGAAGTCCTACGAATGctggcagaagaagctgggtTACAGTGGTAAAGATGCAGATGGCTGGCCGGGGAAGGGAACTTGGGACCAGCTCAAGGTGCCTGTGGCAGACGAGAGCGAGGTGGGAGACAGCAATTCCTCGAGCACGGCGACGCCATCCAGCACCCCTACAGCAACCAACACGCCTGTTCCGGATACGAGCAGCTCGTCGGAGTCGTCACTCAGCGGCGGCGCAATTGCAGGGATAGTCGTGGGCTGCGTGGTCGGAGTGGGACTCATCTCGGCGATACTCTTCCTCGCGAGACGGGTCAAGCGCCGGTCTACCCCTGAagctggcgaggatgagcaGGAGCGACAACCAGAaggcgatggtgatggtgacggcGGTGCTGTAGCGGTGGCAGTAGAGGAATCCAAGAGATCCTCTCTGGAAAAGCTGCCTGCAGAGGCCGAGGCGATTCCAGCAAAGGTCCAGACGAAGCATTTCGCAGAGCTGCCGGGGGACTTGGGCTCATCGGAGCTGAGCGAGACTCGCAGGATTAACGAACTAAGCGACAGCCAGAGGGTTGTCGAGATGGGCGAGAAGTAG
- the MDR4 gene encoding ABC transporter ATP-binding protein (COG:Q;~EggNog:ENOG410PJUU;~InterPro:IPR017871,IPR027417,IPR003593,IPR039421, IPR011527,IPR003439,IPR036640;~PFAM:PF00005,PF00664;~SMCOG1288:ABC transporter related protein;~TransMembrane:11 (i51-75o105-129i180-197o203-225i285-304o324-357i756-782o802-827i881-901o907-924i988-1008o);~antiSMASH:Cluster_2.1;~go_component: GO:0016021 - integral component of membrane [Evidence IEA];~go_function: GO:0005524 - ATP binding [Evidence IEA];~go_function: GO:0016887 - ATPase activity [Evidence IEA];~go_function: GO:0042626 - ATPase-coupled transmembrane transporter activity [Evidence IEA];~go_process: GO:0055085 - transmembrane transport [Evidence IEA]), which translates to MPDKADENVAEGKKASLLGKMKRIKDIKGAAGRFFSYTRLLFSLDYTLTDVLLIITGVFFSIAAGIPFPLLGIVFGQLIDDLNSSQCSPSEESSSKVSDGVRQKVLYVIYITIANWCFIYIHCSCWCYVSERIARRYRRRYFESVVKQDAAYIESLSAGDIVSRLVSDVETLQSGTSEKVGLVISTVSYFVASYVVAFIKVPIIAGILISVVPCFFMMSMLGYLIKRYAGRISTHVNAATSIASSSLSQLPLVHAFNANQSLEREFASHLSATRIDALKKATTHAVQLGLLYFIAYSANALAFWEGSRLIADAVETNDNSTSVGAVYTVIFVLIDASFILSQVAPFVHVFAAAVGAADRLLAVINRPSDIDGTSEEGDKSASFSTQDIVLQDVRFHYPSRPDAEVLQGVNFTIPPGKHTVVVGPSGGGKSTIVSLLERFYDPTAGQVRLGEQDFRDLNVRYLRGNVGLVQQEPVLLDRSILENIAYGLIVSPIESHQALVPFAADSTLADLTDMVRSGTPESEALAQFDPKVSEIVELVRQAAARSNALSFIDELPLGVFTGSGTLGSQLSGGQRQRIALARALIRESSVLILDEATAALDSKSEKLIHDALINLPDRVTMVSITHRLATARNADKIIVLEQGKVAEEGTHAELVAKDGIYAGMIRIQTLANVSPELTPSESSIESEDIPVEEDNSVTKEASITVQEPKDSTEYTDEKGQTKEEGDKKSKSKSKDKREHTGWFITKFTFALLRPNFGYIVLGLAAAVIIGGCYIAEAVIFGHTLGVLNPCVGAEAIRSGGELFGLLFFVMALVELFANLVSGFAFGWAAQKVLYRIQVLSLRSLLRQSISWHKSEGRTPGTLLSHITSDATALGGITGTTIGLLLAAAVNLVAGVVVSFAIAWKITIVLLPTIPVLLLSGFMKLRTQSRFAERHQKAFADATSITVEAVDNLRLVSAFSLEKKVYTTYERALREPYDKTLRSIATGNVFLASAFSVSNLVYALAYWWGTRQILEGRYTQTQFFIVMPALLFSTQSCSQMFALAPDISKAGVASTNVTQLLTTRSADEELGHKPSKRVSDYDTHLLPEKPHDDEAVPPSGQSDNEKGRVSLSAGGIGVELRDVHFEYPSRPGRPALSGLNIKVQPGQFCALVGPSGSGKSTTFSMVERFYRPASGSVIIDGVDITRQLGTGFRDDISLVPQENVLFEGTVAFNIGLGARPSHQPTQEEIEEACKMANIHDVIEALPDGYQTHCSHDGKQFSGGQRQRLSIARALVRQPRLLLLDESTSALDAESERRMQEALKRLQGRTTVIAIAHRLSSIQQSDRIFLIDNGRCAEQGTHVELIQRSEMYRTSVLHQSLNT; encoded by the exons ATGCCGGACAAGGCAGATGAAAATGTGGCCGAGGGAAAGAAGGCCAGCCTA CTTGGAAAGATGAAGCGAATTAAGGACATCAAGGGAGCCGCGGGCAGGTTCTTCTCTTACACTCGCCTGCTGTTTTCCCTGGACTACACTCTGACGGACGTCCTGCTCATTATAACCGGTGTCTTCTTCTCAATCGCCGCGGGTATCCCATTCCCCCTGCTCGGTATCGTTTTCGGTCAATTGATCGACGACCTCAACTCCTCCCAGTGCTCTCCCTCCGAAGAATCGAGCAGCAAGGTCTCGGACGGAGTGCGGCAGAAGGTCCTCTACGTGATCTACATCACTATCGCCAACTGGTGTTTCATCTACATCCATtgcagctgctggtgctATGTCAGTGAACGCATCGCACGACGGTACCGCCGACGATACTTTGAGAGCGTCGTAAAGCAAGACGCGGCGTATATCGAAAGTCTCTCTGCAGGAGACATCGTCTCGCGGCTGGTGAGTGATGTCGAGACACTGCAGTCTGGAACGTCGGAGAAGGTGGGCCTTGTAATATCAACAGTCTCGTACTTTGTGGCCTCCTATGTCGTGGCGTTCATCAAGGTGCCCATCATTGCTGGAATTCTGATTTCCGTCGTCCCTTGCTTCTTTATGATGTCCATGCTGGGCTATCTGATCAAGAGATACGCCGGTCGCATATCCACGCATGTCAATGCTGCGACCTCGATTGCCTCGTCCAGTTTGTCGCAACTGCCCCTGGTCCATGCCTTCAATGCGAACCAGAGCCTGGAACGCGAATTCGCCAGCCACCTCTCCGCGACCAGGATCGATGCTCTGAAGAAGGCCACGACGCATGCCGTTCAACTCGGTCTGCTCTACTTCATTGCCTACAGCGCCAATGCTCTGGCCTTCTGGGAGGGCTCTCGCCTGATCGCTGATGCCGTTGAAACCAATGACAACTCAACGTCAGTGGGCGCGGTCTACaccgtcatcttcgtcctaATCGATGCTTCTTTTATCCTCAGCCAGGTCGCTCCGTTTGTTCACGTCTTTGCGGCCGCAGTAGGCGCCGCAGATCGGTTGTTGGCGGTGATAAACCGTCCCTCTGATATTGACGGAAcgagcgaggagggcgatAAGTCTGCTTCGTTCAGCACGCAGGACATTGTCTTGCAAGACGTGCGCTTCCATTACCCTTCACGACCGGACGCGGAGGTTCTACAAGGCGTGAACTTCACCATCCCCCCTGGAAAGCACACCGTGGTCGTCGGCCCATCCGGTGGCGGTAAGTCAACCATCGTGTCTCTCCTGGAGCGCTTCTACGACCCAACAGCGGGTCAAGTTCGTCTGGGCGAGCAGGACTTCCGTGACTTGAATGTGCGGTATCTCCGTGGCAACGTTGGGCTTGTCCAGCAGGAGCCAGTCCTGCTCGACCGTTCTATCCTCGAGAACATTGCCTATGGGCTCATCGTTTCCCCCATCGAGAGCCACCAGGCTCTCGTTCCGTTTGCTGCCGACTCGACCCTGGCTGATCTGACCGACATGGTCCGCAGCGGTACGCCAGAGTCCGAAGCCCTTGCACAGTTCGATCCGAAAGTGTCTGAGATTGTTGAGCTGGTCCGACAGGCCGCCGCGCGCTCCAATGCCTTGTCCTTCATTGACGAGCTCCCCCTGGGGGTTTTCACTGGTTCTGGCACCCTTGGTAGTCAGCTGAGTGGTGGTCAGAGACAGAGAATCGCCCTTGCAAGAGCTCTTATCCGTGAATCCTCGGTCCTTatcctcgacgaagccacAGCAGCCCTAGACTCAAAGAGCGAGAAGCTCATCCATGACGCTCTAATCAATCTGCCAGACCGGGTGACAATGGTTTCCATTACCCATCGATTGGCCACCGCCAGAAACGCCGACAAGATCATTGTCCTGGAACAGGGAAAGGTCGCTGAGGAGGGCACCCATGCAGAACTCGTTGCAAAGGACGGCATTTACGCTGGAATGATACGCATTCAAACGCTTGCGAATGTCAGCCCAGAGCTAACCCCTTCGGAGTCTTCCATCGAGAGTGAGGATATTCCGGTGGAGGAAGACAACTCCGTAACCAAAGAGGCCTCCATCACTGTCCAGGAACCAAAAGATTCAACCGAGTACACCGATGAAAAGGGACAAAccaaggaagaaggcgaCAAGAAATCAAAGTCCAAGAGCAAAGACAAGCGGGAGCACACTGGCTGGTTCATCACCAAATTTACATTTGCCCTTCTACGCCCAAACTTTGGATACATCGTTCTTGGTCTGGCAGCAGCGGTCATTATCGGTGGGTGTTATATCGCGGAGGCCGTTATATTCGGTCACACCCTTGGAGTCTTGAACCCTTGTGTCGGCGCTGAGGCAATCCGGAGTGGTGGTGAGCTTTTCGGATTGCTTTTCTTCGTCATGGCCCTCGTCGAGCTCTTTGCCAATCTGGTGAGCGGCTTTGCATTTGGATGGGCTGCCCAGAAGGTTCTATACCGGATTCAGGTTCTCTCTCTACGGTCACTGCTGCGCCAGAGCATCTCCTGGCACAAATCAGAAGGCCGCACTCCGGGGACACTGCTCAGCCATATCACCAGCGATGCCACTGCCCTTGGAGGGATCACTGGTACCACCATCGGTCTCCTCTTGGCCGCCGCTGTGAATCTGGTTGCTGGCGTGGTCGTGTCCTTCGCCATTGCATGGAAGATCACCATTGTACTTCTGCCGACGATCCCTGTTCTTCTGCTTTCGGGGTTCATGAAGCTGCGCACACAATCCCGGTTTGCTGAGCGGCATCAAAAGGCTTTTGCCGATGCCACGTCTATCACCGTTGAAGCAGTCGACAACCTCCGCCTGGTATCCGCCTTCTccttggagaagaaggtctaTACAACATACGAACGAGCATTACGAGAGCCGTATGACAAGACACTGCGCTCGATTGCAACCGGCAACGTCTTCCTGGCATCGGCCTTCAGCGTCAGCAACCTGGTGTATGCCCTGGCCTACTGGTGGGGAACTCGGCAGATCCTGGAGGGTCGTTACACCCAGACGCAGTTCTTCATTGTCATGCCTGCACTTCTATTCAGTACCCAGTCCTGCAGTCAAATGTTTGCTCTGGCACCCGACATCTCCAAGGCTGGCGTCGCATCAACAAACGTTACCCAGTTGCTGACAACTCGTTCGGCGGATGAGGAGCTCGGCCACAAACCCTCAAAGCGAGTCAGTGATTATGATACCCATCTGCTCCCTGAGAAGCCCCACGATGACGAGGCTGTACCTCCATCCGGTCAGTCAGACAACGAGAAGGGGAGAGTGTCTCTGAGTGCTGGCGGCATCGGCGTCGAGCTCAGGGACGTGCACTTCGAATACCCTTCGCGGCCAGGTCGGCCAGCCCTATCTGGGCTGAATATCAAGGTGCAGCCTGGTCAATTCTGCGCCTTAGTTGGACCCAGTGGATCAGGGAAATCGACGACGTTTTCCATGGTAGAGCGATTCTACCGCCCTGCATCGGGATCCGTGATCATTGACGGTGTCGACATTACGCGCCAGCTTGGAACAGGCTTCCGTGATGATATCTCTCTTGTCCCTCAGGAGAATGTGCTCTTCGAGGGCACAGTCGCTTTCAACATTGGGCTAGGAGCCCGTCCTTCGCACCAGCCAACGCAGGAGGAAATTGAGGAGGCTTGCAAGATGGCGAATATCCACGACGTGATTGAAGCTCTGCCCGATGGTTACCAGACCCACTGCAGCCACGATGGAAAGCAGTTTTCCGGTGGTCAGCGCCAGCGACTGTCGATTGCACGAGCGCTTGTACGCCAGCCACGCCTGCTGTTGCTCGACGAGTCCACCAGTGCCCTGGATGCTGAGTCCGAACGGCGGATGCAAGAAGCACTCAAGAGACTGCAGGGACGCACAACGGTCATCGCCATTGCACACAGGCTGAGCTCGATTCAACAGTCGGACCGCATATTCCTCATTGACAACGGGCGCTGTGCTGAGCAAGGAACGCACGTTGAACTCATCCAACGCAGCGAGATGTACCGCACCAGTGTTCTTCACCAATCCCTAAATACATAG